Genomic DNA from Methanobacterium sp. Maddingley MBC34:
CACAGTTCTCCCTGGAACGCTACATGAAGTGTGCCCTGGGAATATGCGGCCAGTGTTGTGTGGATGATGTGGGCTGGAGGATCTGTGTAGAAGGACCGGTTTTCTGGGGAGACCAGCTCAGCCTGATATCCGAATTTGGAAAATATCATAGGGATGCTTCTGGCATAAAAAATCAGTTTTAAAAATTAGATTTTAGCAATTAAAATTTCATATGATTATTATAATCAAAAGTTAAAGATAAATTAATATTGTAATTAAAAATTTAGGTCTAAACTGAAGTTATAATTAAGTCTAAACTGACACTATAATTTAAATCTAAATGGATAATGTAATGTAAATTTAATATTATAGGCGGTTACAATTATTTTAGATTAAAATATAGGGATTGATCGCTGGAAACTGGAAAATAATGATTTATAAAATAAAGGGAACACTCACTTCTGCATTATTTGTGGTGGCAGTGCTTTTGGTCCTTTCTTTAGTGGTTCTAACGCCAATGCTGAGTATGATCGTACTGGCAGCAGTTTTTGCATATGTAGTCCGTCCCATTGCCCGGAAACTGCTACCAGTCCTGCGATTCCAGTCTCTGGCAATACTGGTGGCCATGGCAGTGGTGATACTACCATTAATCCTCCTAGTGATTTACTGCATAGATTCCCTGATAAACTCTGCCCCCTCTCTTATAACTGCTGCAAAGGCAAGTAACATTGGAAATTTAACCACAGCCTCCATCCAGAGTTCACCTCAGTTCACCCAGTACTTCCCTGCCAGCTTGTATCCCTACCTTGGATCCGCATCAGGAATGGTGGAAACAGTCATATCTGACATATTACGGGGTGTTGCATCTTACCTGGTTGATGTGGTGCAGTCACTCCCTAACCTTGCCCTGGAACTTTTTGTTTTCTTTACAGCAACATTCTACATAGCCCGAGATGGTAATCGAATATGGGCCTATGTTGATATGGCCATACCCATTGAGAGGAAGGGATTTTTCAAGAATCTCATCAAAGAAACTGACAACGTCCTGAAGAGCATCTTTTACGGACACTTCCTCACAGCCATGATTGTGGGAACCATCTCCGGAATAGGGTTTTACATCCTTGGATATCCATATGCACTCTTTTTAGGGATTTTAACTGGATTCACCCAGGTGATACCATTTATTGGGCACTGGCCCACCTACACAGTACTGGCACTTTACGACCTTTTCACAGGGAATTACCTGCGCATGGTGCTGGTTATCCTGTTAAGCATTGGATTAAGTGTGCTGGATATGTACATACGTCCCCAAATATCTGGTAGATATGCAGATATACATCCTATGATCTTCCTTTTAGGATTCATCTGCGGACCACTTCTCATGGGTCTGGTGGGATTCATCATTGGCCCATTGGTTCTGGGAGTGGCTTATGCAGCACTCCTGGCATACAAAGAATCTCGAGATACAATGATCCTGGAAAAGAAGGGTAAGGATTCACCTTAATGATTGGAATCAAATTATTTTTGCGGGTTTTATTATTTTAACTAAGATTTTAAAGGCTGGATTCATTATTTGCGGATGATATCGATTATTTTTTCAATATTTAATATAAATAACATGTAATATATTACAATTACTAAACATAAAATTAAACGAAAATATTTTAGAAAAACTAATAATAGGATTGAATCTATACAGTTTCTGAAACTTTATTGGTTCTTTTACCAATTTCTCCTGAGATTATCATCATCATGATTATGCTGAGCATATAAACTACGATTATCATGGCCATAACGTTGTATTCTGTGCTAAAATTGGCGATAGCTACCACAAAAGCAGCGGATGAGTTTCTTATAGCAGTCCCTAGACCTAGAACTGTTTTTGTATTTTTAGAAGGGCCGCCAAG
This window encodes:
- a CDS encoding putative permease (PFAM: Domain of unknown function DUF20); translation: MIYKIKGTLTSALFVVAVLLVLSLVVLTPMLSMIVLAAVFAYVVRPIARKLLPVLRFQSLAILVAMAVVILPLILLVIYCIDSLINSAPSLITAAKASNIGNLTTASIQSSPQFTQYFPASLYPYLGSASGMVETVISDILRGVASYLVDVVQSLPNLALELFVFFTATFYIARDGNRIWAYVDMAIPIERKGFFKNLIKETDNVLKSIFYGHFLTAMIVGTISGIGFYILGYPYALFLGILTGFTQVIPFIGHWPTYTVLALYDLFTGNYLRMVLVILLSIGLSVLDMYIRPQISGRYADIHPMIFLLGFICGPLLMGLVGFIIGPLVLGVAYAALLAYKESRDTMILEKKGKDSP